The Mucilaginibacter gracilis genomic interval GGTTTATCAATTAACAGCACAAACGGTGCGCCTGGAGCTTCGGCACAAATTGTGTTAAGGGGTTTTACATCTATCAGCGGCGATAACAACGCTTTGATAGTGGTAGATGGGGTGCCTATTAACAACACCACTCTAAACCAAAATAACCTGGTTACTAATGGTGCAAATAGCGCGCAAGATTACTCAAACCGTGCTATGGATATTAACCCTTACGATATTGAAACATACACCATAATGAAAGGCCCTGAAGCAACGGCCTTATACGGTAGTGCGGGTTCGGGTGGTGCAATTTTGATAACCACAAAAAAAGGAAAAGCAGGTGCCGGTAGTGTTACCTATACTAACTCATTCAGAGAATCAGTGGTAAATAAGTTCCCTGAAATACAACAGGTGTACAATTCGGGCACTACTGGTGGGGTTTTTAGCTCATCAACATCAAGCTTTTTTGGGCCTAAATTTGTAGCAGGTACGCAAATTTATGATAACATTCACAACTTTTACCAACACGGCTATGCCCAAAAGCACAATGTGGCGTTACAAGGCGGTACAGATAAATTTACCTATTACTGGTCTAATGAGTATAGCGATACCAAAGGTACTATACCCACCACAACCTATACCCGGTTTAGCAGCCGTTTAACAGGTAGTGCTGTCATTTCGCCCTTGTTAAAGGTTACTACAACCATGAATTATGTTAACACAAACAACAATAAAACCAATAAAGCCAATAATGGCACATTAGAGGAGTTGATGCGTTTTCCGTCTGATTATGATATCACTAACTATCAGGATGCAAACGGTAATCGTGTATTGCATTTGGCTTCTATTTATAGTGAGTATGATAATCCTTTATGGGACGTGAACAAAGATCCTTCATATGATAAAGGCGACCGTTTTATTGGTAACGTTAATTTATTATTGACCCCAAACAATTGGTTTAGTATTAATGGCATATTTGGTACCGATGTTGCCGCTACAAATGGTACACAGGTTTATAACGGGCAATCATATAAGGGTTCCGGATCAGCAACTGCACCAACTTTGGGTAGCATATTGAATTACCAGGACCTTACCAAAATATATAATGGGTCGGTTGTTGCTACTGCGAAAACTAAAATGGGCAAATCGTTCAGCGGTACTTACATTGCAGGGGCCACTTTTAGTGATTTTACTGATAACGTGAACTCGCAATATGGTACGCACTTTGGCGATCCCAATTTTTACAGTATAAATAATACACTGGTTACCACCCGTAACGCCGCTACTACTTTGACGCGGTATCGTAGCGTGGGTACTTTTGTGCAGGCTGTACTCGGTTATAAATCATTAGTATATGTTACGCTTACAGAACGGGTTGACGGATCATCCAAATTATCAGCCAGTTATAATGCCAATACAGGATCAACAGCTGTTTCATATCCCTTTTTCTCTTACCCTGCAGCCAGTATGGCCTTTAACTTTACCGAATTAAAGCAGGTACAAAACGCTTTACCTTTTGTTAACTATGGTAAGTTGCGTGTATCATATGCCGAAACAGGTAAAGAGCCCGGTAAACCTTATCTAAAAGGTACCGTTTATACTGCTGCAAGTACAACAGGCGGAGGTTACGCGGTGGGTCTTAATGGTGGAAATTCTGATCTTAGCCCGGAAAGGACCAAGAACTTTGAAACAGGTATAGAACTACAGTTTTTAAATAACCGATTAGGCTTAGACTTTAACTACTATACTTTACGTAGCGAAGGCCAGATCATTCTTCCCCGTTTAAGTTACATCAGCGGTTTTGTGCTTGAGTATTTAAATGGCGGTATTGTTAGGCACAACGGTGTTGAGGTGCAAATAACAGCTAACCCAATTAAAAGCGCCAAGTTTAACTGGAATACTATCCTGAATTTCTCGCACGATAAAGGTACAGTGGTTTCTATCGCAAATCAATTGCCGGAGTTATATGATTCGGATACCCAGATTGTTGGTACTATTAGGAGCGCAGTAGCACCGGGATATAGCATTGGTACAATTACCGGACCCCGTTTTGATAAAAACAATGCCGGCCAGACATTGATAAATCCATCAACCGGTTTACCTACAATATCAGATGTTAACTATTATCCGATAGGTGATCGTACGCCTAAATTTAATGCTTCGTTAAATAATACGTTTAGCTATAAATCTGTTAGTTTATCGTTTTTATGGGATCTGCGTTATGGTGGCGATGTTGTTAATGGTACAGAGTACGAGGCTTATACCAAAGGTATCAGTGTGAAAACGCTTGATAGAGAGGTACCACGTATTATTACCGGTGTACTTAACGATGGATTTCAAAATACCAATCATCCAACACCTAATAATATAGCTATCATACCTTACTCTAACTCTTCTTATTATACTACTAACGTATCGCCCGAGATGTTTGTAGAACATAATATTAAAACATTACGCTTACGCGATGTAACTTTAAGGTATAACTTTCCGCAATCAACATTGGCAAGGTTAGGGTTCGTAAAATCATTGGGCGTATTCTTTACGGTAACCGATGCTATACTCATAACCAATTACTCAGGTATGGATCCGGAAAGTAATGCTACAAATGCGTCGTCGGGAGGTATTGGCGGTTACGGTATCGATTATGGTAACGTTGGTAAGCCTATCAGTTATAATATAGGTTTAAGTG includes:
- a CDS encoding SusC/RagA family TonB-linked outer membrane protein produces the protein MAQSMVKGKVTDERDGSPMPGVTIRLKGSSIVAVSNGSGDYSITAKAGQIMVFTFIGYVTKEVTVGTSAGYNVKLQESAGTLNEVVVTAYGIPRDKKSLGYSTPIVKGDEVSETQREDFFGGLQGRVPGLSINSTNGAPGASAQIVLRGFTSISGDNNALIVVDGVPINNTTLNQNNLVTNGANSAQDYSNRAMDINPYDIETYTIMKGPEATALYGSAGSGGAILITTKKGKAGAGSVTYTNSFRESVVNKFPEIQQVYNSGTTGGVFSSSTSSFFGPKFVAGTQIYDNIHNFYQHGYAQKHNVALQGGTDKFTYYWSNEYSDTKGTIPTTTYTRFSSRLTGSAVISPLLKVTTTMNYVNTNNNKTNKANNGTLEELMRFPSDYDITNYQDANGNRVLHLASIYSEYDNPLWDVNKDPSYDKGDRFIGNVNLLLTPNNWFSINGIFGTDVAATNGTQVYNGQSYKGSGSATAPTLGSILNYQDLTKIYNGSVVATAKTKMGKSFSGTYIAGATFSDFTDNVNSQYGTHFGDPNFYSINNTLVTTRNAATTLTRYRSVGTFVQAVLGYKSLVYVTLTERVDGSSKLSASYNANTGSTAVSYPFFSYPAASMAFNFTELKQVQNALPFVNYGKLRVSYAETGKEPGKPYLKGTVYTAASTTGGGYAVGLNGGNSDLSPERTKNFETGIELQFLNNRLGLDFNYYTLRSEGQIILPRLSYISGFVLEYLNGGIVRHNGVEVQITANPIKSAKFNWNTILNFSHDKGTVVSIANQLPELYDSDTQIVGTIRSAVAPGYSIGTITGPRFDKNNAGQTLINPSTGLPTISDVNYYPIGDRTPKFNASLNNTFSYKSVSLSFLWDLRYGGDVVNGTEYEAYTKGISVKTLDREVPRIITGVLNDGFQNTNHPTPNNIAIIPYSNSSYYTTNVSPEMFVEHNIKTLRLRDVTLRYNFPQSTLARLGFVKSLGVFFTVTDAILITNYSGMDPESNATNASSGGIGGYGIDYGNVGKPISYNIGLSVKL